Proteins co-encoded in one Lacerta agilis isolate rLacAgi1 chromosome 6, rLacAgi1.pri, whole genome shotgun sequence genomic window:
- the PRKAB2 gene encoding 5'-AMP-activated protein kinase subunit beta-2 isoform X3, translating to MGNTASERGSGERPGSKAPRSEGSGVAPPAKEPPPHKIMVGSSDDPALFSAPDAKLPGDKGFVSWHHDLDEPIKPAQQARPTVIRWTEGGKEVFISGSFNNWSAKIPLIKSHNDFVAILDLPEGEHQYKFFVDGQWVHDPSEPVVTSQMGTINNLIHVRKSDFEVFDALKVDSLESSDTSCRDLSGSPPGIYGQEMYVYRPEERFKSPPILPPHLLQVILNKDTNISCDPALLPEPNHVMLNHLYALSIKLFSRRMGAAHFIL from the exons ATGGGCAACACGGCGAGCGAGCGCGGGTCCGGGGAGCGTCCGGGGAGCAAGGCGCCCCGCTCGGAGGGGTCCGGGGTGGCTCCGCCGGCCAaggagccccctccccacaagatCATGGTGGGCAGCAGCGACGACCCCGCCCTCTTCAGCGCCCCCGACGCCAAG CTTCCCGGGGATAAAGGTTTTGTGTCTTGGCACCATGACTTGGACGAACCCATCAAGCCAGCCCAGCAGGCTCGTCCCACCGTCATACGATggacggagggagggaaggaagtcttCATCTCTGGATCCTTCAACAATTGGAGTGCCAAGATCCCTCTCATTAAAAG CCACAATGACTTTGTCGCTATTCTGGACCTTCCTGAAGGGGAGCACCAGTACAAGTTCTTTGTGGATGGCCAGTGGGTTCATGATCCCTCTGAG CCAGTGGTCACCAGTCAGATGGGGACAATTAACAATCTGATTCATGTCAGGAAGTCTGACTTCGAAGTGTTTGATGCTTTAAAGGTGGACTCCCTAGAAAGTTCAGATACTTCCTGTCGAG aCCTTTCCGGCTCCCCTCCTGGAATATatggccaagaaatgtatgtttATCGACCTGAGGAGCGTTTCAAGTCCCCGCCCATTCTTCCTCCCCATCTCCTTCAAGTCATCCTGAACAAGGATACTAACATTTCA tgtgacCCAGCCCTCTTGCCTGAGCCAAACCATGTGATGCTGAACCATCTGTATGCCCTGTCAATTAAG CTCTTCTCAAGGAGGATGGGAGCAGCCCATTTTATACTTTGA
- the PRKAB2 gene encoding 5'-AMP-activated protein kinase subunit beta-2 isoform X2 produces the protein MGNTASERGSGERPGSKAPRSEGSGVAPPAKEPPPHKIMVGSSDDPALFSAPDAKLPGDKGFVSWHHDLDEPIKPAQQARPTVIRWTEGGKEVFISGSFNNWSAKIPLIKSHNDFVAILDLPEGEHQYKFFVDGQWVHDPSEPVVTSQMGTINNLIHVRKSDFEVFDALKVDSLESSDTSCRDLSGSPPGIYGQEMYVYRPEERFKSPPILPPHLLQVILNKDTNISCDPALLPEPNHVMLNHLYALSIKDGVMVLSATHRYKKKYVTTLLYKPI, from the exons ATGGGCAACACGGCGAGCGAGCGCGGGTCCGGGGAGCGTCCGGGGAGCAAGGCGCCCCGCTCGGAGGGGTCCGGGGTGGCTCCGCCGGCCAaggagccccctccccacaagatCATGGTGGGCAGCAGCGACGACCCCGCCCTCTTCAGCGCCCCCGACGCCAAG CTTCCCGGGGATAAAGGTTTTGTGTCTTGGCACCATGACTTGGACGAACCCATCAAGCCAGCCCAGCAGGCTCGTCCCACCGTCATACGATggacggagggagggaaggaagtcttCATCTCTGGATCCTTCAACAATTGGAGTGCCAAGATCCCTCTCATTAAAAG CCACAATGACTTTGTCGCTATTCTGGACCTTCCTGAAGGGGAGCACCAGTACAAGTTCTTTGTGGATGGCCAGTGGGTTCATGATCCCTCTGAG CCAGTGGTCACCAGTCAGATGGGGACAATTAACAATCTGATTCATGTCAGGAAGTCTGACTTCGAAGTGTTTGATGCTTTAAAGGTGGACTCCCTAGAAAGTTCAGATACTTCCTGTCGAG aCCTTTCCGGCTCCCCTCCTGGAATATatggccaagaaatgtatgtttATCGACCTGAGGAGCGTTTCAAGTCCCCGCCCATTCTTCCTCCCCATCTCCTTCAAGTCATCCTGAACAAGGATACTAACATTTCA tgtgacCCAGCCCTCTTGCCTGAGCCAAACCATGTGATGCTGAACCATCTGTATGCCCTGTCAATTAAG gaTGGTGTCATGGTGCTCAGTGCCACCCATCGCTACAAGAAGAAATACGTCACTACCCTCCTCTACAAGCCCATCTGA
- the PRKAB2 gene encoding 5'-AMP-activated protein kinase subunit beta-2 isoform X1, with product MGNTASERGSGERPGSKAPRSEGSGVAPPAKEPPPHKIMVGSSDDPALFSAPDAKLPGDKGFVSWHHDLDEPIKPAQQARPTVIRWTEGGKEVFISGSFNNWSAKIPLIKSHNDFVAILDLPEGEHQYKFFVDGQWVHDPSEPVVTSQMGTINNLIHVRKSDFEVFDALKVDSLESSDTSCRDLSGSPPGIYGQEMYVYRPEERFKSPPILPPHLLQVILNKDTNISCDPALLPEPNHVMLNHLYALSIKEVLAEHGESQGAPAQDTVPFNVLTDGGWCSSKCSC from the exons ATGGGCAACACGGCGAGCGAGCGCGGGTCCGGGGAGCGTCCGGGGAGCAAGGCGCCCCGCTCGGAGGGGTCCGGGGTGGCTCCGCCGGCCAaggagccccctccccacaagatCATGGTGGGCAGCAGCGACGACCCCGCCCTCTTCAGCGCCCCCGACGCCAAG CTTCCCGGGGATAAAGGTTTTGTGTCTTGGCACCATGACTTGGACGAACCCATCAAGCCAGCCCAGCAGGCTCGTCCCACCGTCATACGATggacggagggagggaaggaagtcttCATCTCTGGATCCTTCAACAATTGGAGTGCCAAGATCCCTCTCATTAAAAG CCACAATGACTTTGTCGCTATTCTGGACCTTCCTGAAGGGGAGCACCAGTACAAGTTCTTTGTGGATGGCCAGTGGGTTCATGATCCCTCTGAG CCAGTGGTCACCAGTCAGATGGGGACAATTAACAATCTGATTCATGTCAGGAAGTCTGACTTCGAAGTGTTTGATGCTTTAAAGGTGGACTCCCTAGAAAGTTCAGATACTTCCTGTCGAG aCCTTTCCGGCTCCCCTCCTGGAATATatggccaagaaatgtatgtttATCGACCTGAGGAGCGTTTCAAGTCCCCGCCCATTCTTCCTCCCCATCTCCTTCAAGTCATCCTGAACAAGGATACTAACATTTCA tgtgacCCAGCCCTCTTGCCTGAGCCAAACCATGTGATGCTGAACCATCTGTATGCCCTGTCAATTAAG GAGGTCCTGGCTGAGCATGGGGAGTCACAGGGAGCACCTGCACAGGATACTGTTCCTTTTAATGTCTTAACAGATGGTGGATGGTGCTCTTCCAAGTGTTCCTGTTGA